DNA sequence from the Grus americana isolate bGruAme1 chromosome Z, bGruAme1.mat, whole genome shotgun sequence genome:
TTTCTGCACCTTCTGAAGGAATTGGCAGTGGTAAAGGTTTTTCCAAAGAAACACTGTCACAAAATGGGTGCTGTAACAAGAGCTCATCCTTTGCACACTCTCTACTGCCAGAGGGTTCAGCATCAAAAGTTAAATAGGATGATGGAGTATGCACCACTGGTGATTGGTCACTGGGCATTTCCTTAAACACAGGAACATCATTTTCAATTGCATCTTCAGATTCTTTTGCTATGTCATCAACCAGTTGATTATTTGAATCAGATTCATGGTCTTCATTATCACCAGGCAGAAAGGATTTGGGAAAGAATATCTCTTTATCCTTTGATTCCCCTTCTGCTGCTTCACTGCCTATTACTGCCAGTATGTTCATTCCACCACATGTGCTTGCCGGGACATTAGTCACTGATCTGTTACTGATGTTATGTTCTACCCCCATCTCAGAGTCATCCACACATTCTTCTGACCTGTCTAGCTCATTACCAGTTATTGCTGTACGGTCAATATCAGAATATTTTCCAACCTCAGGCAAGGCACtgatttcttttaagttttgttCTGCCCTATCAGGTAGAGTGAAATCTATGGGAACCAAACACATTTGGGAGGTCACTATTTGAGCTGTATTAGTTGGTGTTCCTTGATGGCTTGCAGGAGTAAAACTTTCATTGAATGTGTCTTTCAGATCTAAGGACGTCACTTCTAAAACTTCGTTGGTAATTCCAGCTGATTGAATTGGGTCAGTAACAAATTCATTTTCTGGACCATATTCTTCCAAAACTGCAAATTCATGAGGCTCCTGAGTATTAGAAGAGATTAGCTGATAGGATGCATCGGTCTTTCCCTGATCATGGTCCTGGGGGCTACTGCTTTCAGACTGTGTCTCTACCTTCTGCATTACTAACTGACACTTTGAATCAAGATCTGACTCTTTACTCATATTTGACCATGTCTGAATCGACTGACTATTTTTGTCTTCAGGCTCCACCCCAATCTGAGAAGATGAGATAGACGCATGCTTAACTTCATACTCCTGGCACACATCAGGACTGCTTGATGCCTCTGAACTATTGTCTTGGTCACAGTGACTTAATATATCAGGATTTTCAccatctgatttcaaagtaaCAATCTGCTCAGCATTAGTCCACAGGTCAGGTTCCACTGAAAACAGCTGATTACTTTCTTGTGTGTTGTCCTGTAAAATATCTGGGATAAGTGCAGTTTGGGGAACTAATATACTCCACCCTGGACTTGGACTTGACTTCTTTGTGATTTCAAAAGATGTGTCATCTACAGCGAAAGCACCTGGAAGGGAGTTGTGCACTTCTGATCTTTCACAGGTATCCTGCTGTTGTTCTTGAGGAATGAGACTTGCATTTCCCTCATTGTCTTTTGGTAGATCCAGTACAGTGAGTTCTTGAACTGACATATTTGGCATACCTCGTTCCTCATCTGAAAAAGGACTCTGTGGAGTCAGttcattttcctgctctttcaagcccttttcttctttatccaGTATGAAGGGATCAAATTGTTTGAACTGTATAGTGTCTTGATTTATTTGACTCTCAGGAATATTCATAAGATGTACtagcctttcattttctttttcatcacaGTGCAGAGAGGGAGGCTGATTTCCGTCATTACTTGCATTAGTGAAATGTGCTTCCTTTAGTTCTCCATCTTGTGAAGGTGATCCCCAGGGGTCATTCTTACTATTTGTTAACTGGTTTGTTGCAGAGTGATTTGAAACAGAATACTGATCTTccacttgcttttcttcaccAGGTTGTGAATTCCACCATTCTGAACCGTCATCTGGAAAAGCACATGTTCCCACTGTGGATTTTGGATCAGTTTTTAAATCGGCTTCCAATGATGTACTCCATGTATCTACAGCTTTTGAAGGATACTCTTCTTTATCACCACCAGCAGAAGTTGGTGTAGTATCTTCATTCATTAGATACAAATATGAGTCTTCTCCACTACCTgttgtttcactgaaaatacaCACTTGAGCTGTCTTCTGAAGTGTTTCACAATGACTTAAATATTCAGAAGTCTCACTACGCTCCATTGTAGTCAAGGCCTCCTGTAACACTTTCCCAGCTTTAATTGTTTCAGGATTTTCACTGAAGATGCCTACCTGGACCTCCTCTCCCACCTTAGATTTTGCATCTAAATTGTCTTCACTTGCGTCAGGACTTGTTGCGTTGGATTGAGCATAATCCTCTTCAATTTCAGATCCTTTGTGCTGTTCCTTTTCATACATGGAATCTTCAGGAATCACTTTTGAACCTGTTTCTGAATTCTCCGAATCCTCATTTATGTCAGGACTTGATAAAGAAGATACAGTATCATCATCTACATGGGCATTCCAAAAATCTAAGCTTTTAGGAACTTTGTTCTGTTCAGCCTTTGTTTCAAATCCTTCCTCACATTTATTGCCAAATTCATTCCTTTTATAAGCACCttcaagatttttattattcttaataTCCCACATATCCCTACTGATTTTGTGATGACTGACAACTGGAAGGTCTCCCCACACATTCACAGATGCATCACTTAAATCAGGACTTGTTCCACTTGAGTGTGCGTAATCATTTATTGAATCACTCCACACATTATCTTCTTCCAAATAACTTTTGATCTGTATATCTTTTGAAAGGCTGCTTGTGGTGTTTGCCATTTCAAGGGCTTCACTTGCCTCAGGGCTTGTTCCAGGAGACTGACAATCTTCACATGGCTGTGAATTCCAAGCAGTTTGGGGAAAACTGTCATTAAATGTTACATATGGCTCTCTGCAAAGATTATTAGCAGGGTCTAAATTTTCAGAGTTTTCATTTCTCCCAGAAACTATTTCatgtgaaaatgaattttccaCCACAGACATATCTGTAATGTCAGGAACACTAACATATCCATAAGAAGGACTCTTAAACTCATCTGTGAAAGACTTTTCCTGAGTTCTGTTCAGTTCAGAGCTATTTTTGAAAGATACTAACTCAGATTTACAAATGCCTGGATGGTTAGGAACCACTTCATGTAAGCCCTCTTTCGCTTCTCCCAGTTCTTCTTGTGGTTCAATCATCAGAGGAATTGATGTGGCTAGGTCGCAACCACTCTTTCCAGAGTCATTCCAGATGCCCGAGCTTCTGCGCATTTCAGAAGAATTGTTTTCAGGATTATCACTTCCCTTATCAGAACTTTCAGACATACTTTCCATCTCAGGACTTGTTGCATCCTCTATCACTGTAGTCtccttttcagctttctcaGAAAGCAGATGTGATGTTTCACTATTATTGTAATTTTGTGGTCTGGAGTCATCAAAAGATTCATAATTTCTGCCTTCCTCAGAAGGACTTGAAGAAGACTCTACATTATTCTGCAACAagtctttcctctcttcctgacTAACTGGATTACTTTGATTGGAAAATGACTCATTCTCTGTGACTAATGCTTCTAAACTAACACTATTCCTCATTTTTTCTGGGGAGCTGGGAACTTCAGTTGTTGACCTGTTTTCTTCCGAATCTGCGTTACGTGAAGATTCACTGTCCTCTTGCACTGGTTTATTACAAACGTCACTAAGCATTTGCTGTCCGCTTATCTCATCTGTACTCTTATATTCCCCTTTTCCGTCCTGAGAGATTACAGTGGTATTGTCCCAGACTTCCTCACAGGCCTGCTCAGTCTGTAAACTCCATGAGTTCAGCTGCTGCGCTGAATCCTGACTATCCAGCTTTTCATCAATATCAGCAGTGTTTTGCGCTGCCTTCTTACTAATTATCTCACTCCCTAAGTCACATATTTTCAGATCCAAACCATTCCCAGTGTCTGAAGTTGATGTAGATGTGTCTGTGTCTTCTACAGGAACACTGCTCACTGTTTCTACATTTTCAGCTGCAGTCTGTCTACTATTTAATTCGTTCTGTGGAGGTGATAAGTCATTTACTGTTTGTTTGTATattggtgtttttcttctgttttcagatacagaaaaattattttcgCTGGTATGTATCTCAGTTGAAAAACATTGATTAGGTCTTTGTTCTGAATTCAGGAAAGGTTtagcagaggcagaaagagcagtaatttcagaatttctttcttgtaaCTGGGTGACATTATTTAGGGGAGTGTTCCAGATGTCTGTGTTTCCAGTGCTTGAAAAAGGCATGTTTCTAGGAGATAATGGTTCCTTATTTGCTTTCTCAAGTACTTTTGGCTCAGCCAAATTTGGGTTTATCAATTTATCAATAACTGATCCTTCATCAAAATCTTTgtcctcattttctctttcatcttccaCATATGTAGGTGATATATATGAATCAGATGTTGAATAATTGGTGTCTGGTGGAGAAATAACTAAATCTTCACCTATGTTGGATGAATGAAGATCTGAGTGTTTATACAAGAAGGTGTCCTCCCATGGCACTACTACTTCTGTTACTTCTTTCCGGATGTTGTTTTTATCATAGATATTCCAGGTCTCtatattttcaaattgttttggTCTATGTTTAGGGTCACCAAATAcagttttttcctctgtttgcagcttgaaattattttgcatattgttgaaaacagaatttatatTCTCAGATTTTCCATATTCTTCTACTGAATAATATCTGTCTTTATCCCACACTTCTGGAGATATCTGGATAGGTGGATTTTCAGTCTCATTGTCTGCTGTGATTTCTGAAGAATCTGATAAACTAGTTTTTGATATGGCCCATTCCTCAGGAatattcactgattttttttctctatccaGTCTGGGCATGTTCCACACATTTTCTGAGGATCTAGCAATGTCTCCTGCTTCAAACTTAGTCCAGACTTCGTAAGAATTTCCAGCTAGCTGACTACCCTTGCCTTCACCACTACACCATGCATCTGATATCATAGATGTCGGCTGACTGACATTCCATGGGTCAGTAAAGCTCTCCAGTTCTTGCTTTGTCTCCTCTAAAGAAGCAGTTTGCAAATGTGAATGctcactgtttttctcttgaTTCTCATGGTTCCAATTATCTTGTTTAAATTGATTATCCCATAGACCTGCTCTCATGTATTCCATTTGCTTTGGCTGTTTTTGTAGGAATACAGAATCTGAGGCTCTTCTATCAATATGTTCTCGTAGCAAGGGACTTTCTTTACAATCTTTCCATAAGACGGGGCTCTGAAATACAGATTCCTGCTCACTTGAACTCCATGTATCAGCATTTCTGGACTCTATGTCGAAGCCATCCCACCAGCTCCCATATCTAACACGAGACTGAGAATAATTTGTGCCAtctatttcattaatttttttaatgacatccTGTGGGAAAAATAAAGGCTGCCCATTATCTAATGGTGAAGTTTCTACAAGACTGTTCATAGGAGTTGGTGGAACTCTTGAATCAGACGATTTCAAAATTTCTGGTGAAGAATCACCTTCCACTAAATCAATCAAATTTGAAGTTTTCTCACACAGTTCTCCTGGATTCTCATCAAATTCAGTTAAATTGTCTTCCTCATTCGGTGTTACAAATAAATCATTTGAATAATTTGCTGTATCATTTTCTAGTAGGTTTGCCTCATCAAGTTCTTTCTGCACAGTGAGTTGATGTCCTTCTGATGAATCACTATTAAGGAAATAGTCATCTGCTGGGGAACAATCAACAGAATGAGATGATGACTCGGATGGAGCTGTAACCACGGGTGCCAGATCGAAATTGAAAAGATCAAAGTTATCACTATTGTCTCTAGACTGAGGTTTTTGTTCTTCAGCTACTGCTCCTTCAGGAATAGGGCTATAGGAATCAAAGCCAGGCAGAAGACTGTGATGGGAAGCAGCACCTTCTGCAACAGGGCTATCATCACTAAGGAAAACAGAACTCTCCTTGGAAGACCGGCTGCTTCTAATGGTAGCCAATCCACTGTCTGGGCTCACAAGGTCTACATTAACATCAACGTGGGCTTGCATAGATCCATTTAGATCTTGTGGATTTTCTATAAAATTGGCAGAAATGGGCTGTGGTTCTACATCAGAACCATATAACTCCATAATACCAGAAGATCCTTGTGAAAGTGGAGCACTTCCAGCAACAGCTTCAGTAGAAGAAGTTCTACTGTTTGATACCATTTCCGGTTGTCTTCTATTCATAACTTCCTTaactagaagaaaaatttgATCACAGGTCACCAAAGAATTTTCTTGATGATAAATGAGAATTTGGTCACATCCACATTCTAAAGGATCCAGCTCCAAACAAGGATTCTGACATTCTTCTAATTCACAGCAGATCTGTTGAAAAATAGGATGTTTCAAAAGCCATTGCAATCATGGGCATAAGGGCACATATTGACTACTTCACTGTGTAACACAGACATACCTGTCTATTCCTATTAATCTATTTCTTGGCCCTTTCACTGTAACAGCTTTATTATGATTCCTAAATAGATGAAGTATTAAAATAGAAGATCAATACAAAATGTGCATTATATAAATGGTCAGAATATTTGCCTGAAATTATACCATTTGACTGTCAAGTTCACTTTTCtctagtaaaattaaaaaaaaaaaaaaattttggttGTTGCCTTAAGAAATCTGACTAAAATATGTAACGGTACATGAGAAAAGTATTTCTAGAATGGGATAACTggactaataaaataaatatatttatattgacCTTGAAAGGAACAGTCATTTAGGCACCTGTTCCTAAAATCAGAAGCTTATAAGACTGAGAAAAACGTTCAAAAAGTTGCCACTGAgatgattttttccatttgggaacaaatataatcaaaaaaATTGACAGCACCTGGCTTTGGATAAATGAACATCCTAGGAATAATTTGGCTTCATTTCAGAGCTTAAATTCTTTAGCAATAACATGAGTTCTGGTCATTACCATTTACAATGTGTTTGCTTGTCCCTCACTGCCAAAAACTCATTCATGTAGATCACAACACAAGACCAAGCCAAAActagttaaataaataaataaaatttaaaaaaatcattctgtttTAGCTAAATTGAAAAATCTTGtctctttctgtatttcttgtaATCTTACACTCTTCCTAGTAGGCTAGTCTGAAACAATCATAAATATCACAATCTTTCATTTTGTATCATATAAATAATGCAGCTTTTTCAAATAGCTACTCGGTTGCTAGACAACTATTGCTACTTTTTGACACCACTTAATTATTCAACACTTTGATAtatactactttaaaaaaaaaacaacacattttttctggaaagacattttttggttgtttttccagGAACTTACTTGATTGCCTAGCTCTACGTTTTCCGAGTATACCGCTATTTGTCGTTTTGTTTGCTTCTCATCTGACAAACAGTTGGCCAAAATGACAAGTACATCAAACCCATATTTATCTATGAATGCTTTCAGATCAGCAACAAGGCTCCTGTGTAACACGCAGTCCTGAAATATGGTaagaaattgaaagaaatgtcagtgtcttttccttgctctttccATCCAAGCCTATGGCGAAAATAGCCAGAAACATTAACAAGCATCAGTGTCTGTAACTGGCAAGAGAATTCCATTCCATTTGTCAAAACAGCTATGTACttacaaaaaaatcaagaactgGTCTCACAGCACAGTAATGGACTTTTATTTCTGGACAACACTAAAATACTAAATGCAGGTTTTGCCTTCTTGAAACTGCTGCTGAAACAGAATTGTTACTTGTtcctgctatttgcttttgCAATGTTGCTTAACAGTATTGGGCTACTGCTATTTCTTGAATAAAACCccttttttgttagaaaaataaaaatattttatgaaatttgcCATGTCaatctttcatttaaaacaatagATGCTAAAATAATAGTATTGAGGTGCAAAATCAGGCACTCAAAAGGAAATTGTATGTGCTACCTTAATTTTGTAGCCCTTTATATGTGTCTATTACGATGTTACATGATTGTATACAATTTTACCATGGATTATTCCCTTAGATTTGTTTATTCTTCCTCTTTGAATTCTGTGCAAGTCTTCAAAACAATAAGCCCCCCAAATAAGGACAGAGTAAGGCAAACTagttttaaaattgctttgtgtcaaaaaaaaaatggttattttcACGCATCCCACACACAAAATAGACAGTAGGTAAACACTGCATTTGTCATTCCTGTTCTCATTTATACTTGGACTAGCTCAATGTTCAATTATCTAGATTTTGCAACGTAAGACATACATCACTTTTTCTCACCTGGGGACATAATGCACAAAGTATAAATGTCTCTCTTCAGTCCCCAGTTCTGATAACTGCCAGTGAACAAAGTcttagaaattttattttctcctttatgtTTCTGCTATTTGTATTTGAGATAatattttgtcatcttttaGCTAATAGTTCTTCTGATGCTGACAAGCTACACTGGCCCTGAATAAACAGCAGTTCATCATGAACACAACACAACTGTATATGCAGATTGGCATGTTATTCCCTTGCATCTGTCTCCTACCTGATAAATTACTGTTTTGGTTACATATATACAAATACGATTTATTAATCTACTCAAATTTGTCCACAAAATGTGTCTCCCTCCCTGTAAGTTAAacttaaaacaacaacaacaaaaaatctgtttgtcaAATGCTTTGGAAGTAGATTCTTTTCTGAGATTAGAGATAAAGTTCCACTTCAATGTTCACGTAGCACCTAAAAATGAGTTTTATGTGAAATTCACAGATTAATGCACAAACAAAAGTCATCTGTCACTTTACTGGTGGACATTCACATATGAAATCTGAATATGTGAAGAATTATGGTGAATAAGGCTTGAATgtccaaaccagtaacattttTCTGAAGACTCAGGTATTTGGTATATTAGAAAAAGTGCCAAAATGTACTTAAGCATGGAAAAGTTACTTCAATTATGTCACTCTAATTGCAGTTGGACTAATTAAAATCTATTGGAACGAAAAATTTGAACTAAAGCAGATTCAAAACCATCTGAAAATCCCTGATAGCTCCTTATCTCAGTTACCCACTGACAGGCAATTCAAGAAGATTGGGAGGTCACAGGGAAGGACATGAACCAATCAGGGATCCAGTCTGCAAGGTGGTTTATGGCTGTACATAAGGTAAAAAAATGATCCTTCTAAAAATATCCTGCCTTCAAGCCTCACAATGCTTTATCTTCTATATTGGTTGTATCAGCTGAAAATGCAAGGAATTagaaattttctgttaaaatcatGTGAACTGGAAGCCTCATGAAAGTGGCATTGAGTAAGATAATATCTGCTGTCGGCCCACGTTTGGCACTCACAAAGTAGTAGATTAGGGAGTGCCAAAAatcctgctttctgcagtgttttgagGGAGGAACCTTTTAACCTGCCTACATGGCCAGGGAAAACTCCCCTGTCACTATCACGGCCAACTGGAAAGTCAATGCGTGCACACAGCGCAATCAGAGGTCTAGTTCTAGAGTTTAAGGCCAAGGACCACTATGGCATCATAAAGCAAGACTATGAATAGAAGAGAATAAGACAGAAAGTACACATGCTAGCAGCTATTTGTGGGTGGGAATGGTTACCACAGCAAGGGTATGGCACCAAATGCCATACAATGGAAGGTCAGTTCTACCATCAGAGCAGGAACTAAAGACGTAAACAGCCATGGTAAAGCCCCTGAAGGTCCTAAAATCTGAATTTGCCTTGTGCCCTGTTTTTTGCTAACTTACGTCATACAACCAAGAGCAACACTGAGGAATTGATACAGCAGCAGGTGATCCAGTAGCCTGCTGCTGTAGGTGGGGAAGTTGCCAAGTAGGTATCCCTTGTGGAGCAACTGGACTGGAGAGCTTGGCACTGGGCCAGATTAATATAACAATAATGGATCTGTACTACCTACATAATTATCTAATCCAGCTACTTGAGGTTCTCTCAATTTCTTCCATGCTCTCAAACTTAGTACTAGTCAgtgtgtatttttccttcttgaggCTCTCAGCATGTTCGTGACTGAGAGAAGCACAAAGCTTCTGAGCAGGCTACACATCCCTCTCCACTGGGTACAAGTTGCAGAAGGACATCAGTTACGTTCTACATGTTTCTTTCTCCGTGCCTTAGATCCAGCTTGGCCTTTGGGCTGTGCTACATGTATTTCTTGGACACAGAATAAACTTGGCCAGCTAACTGTGCCAAAGAAGACTGCAGACAGCATCCACTTGGTACGAGCAATAATGTCACTTGTGCATCCTTGCCTTTATCTAAAAGTGCAACAACAAGTTCTCGTATGAACATCCCTTCTTTCTGATGGTAGAAATGACGAATGAAGTTGTTCCCCTATAAGAAAATCCTATAATAGCTAAAATGACCAAAAGGTGGAAATTTCTTCTATGAACAGGGTGTCTCCAGCATGCTGTGCACGGATTGGAGGCAACACCTCTCCGGTTTCCCACCACCTAGAGGGATATAGGATTATCTATCGTGTTTTCTCCCTATAACGTTAGCTGTGATAcacagcatttgaaaaagtACGTCACAGGGTTTGCCTGCCTGTTAGTGGGCTCATAATGGACCAGCGCCACCTGGTGCAGGGGAGCAGCATGGGAACGGGTTTCGGTGTGCCAGCACCATACATCACgttgaaagaaaacatctttaaagaaaacatgcaaattatttcaggaTTTAAAAGTGCAAGAGGGGGAGAGATATTTTACAGTGACATCCCATCAACGATAATGCTGAGGGAGTCATTAAGGCACATCAGAACAAAGTCCAAGTCAAGCAAAATTATGCTGATCACATCCCGTTTATTACTTTACCCCATAGCCTTTGTGACAAAAAAGTCATTATTCAGGAAAGGTATAAAACCCAAGATGCGATTCATTCTGTGGCATGAGGAATAAGATACAAACTTTTCACATTATTATGACTAAGCAACAATTAATATTCAAATAATACCTGACAACATAAGTTACTCAATTTTCCcacagtcattttaaaaatcaacaaaaagcGTTTCTCCTAAGTTGTTACATCACTAAGTGCATCCAGATATGAAACACAAGGCAAACAGACCTTGTTGAAAGAATAAGTCAAATGCTAAGTTCACTGGAAAATGCTGTTGACTTAAGCTGTTGAATAAAAACAAGATCACATCACATGTCTTACAGCATCATGACTCTACCCCATCAATTTTTTGGTTGGATGGAATATtaatcaaaatataaaattaattaatatttttaaacaggtaAGGgtcatttattaatgttaataaatattattaagTAATAATTTTTTACAAAACTTACGTTTCATTCCATCCCTCCCCCAAATATCCATAAAgttcagtcttttaaaataataccaaCACAATTCAGATACTTCCTTTACAAGCATTCAAAcattgaaataaagacagacaGTTGCAAACAAGAAACTCTTATAAATTACCCAAGACTATGTATTGGAAGACATGGTAGGCATATGGACTCTTCAACAAATTTGCTAACCTAAGTAAACATCCAGAATGTTGCATGTATTGTAAATGctaacagaaattaaaacatttccttcagaaatgaaaaaaatgctaatcATTTCAACAGTTAAGCTGCTACATCCCAAAGTAATTACAAGCACTGTAAAATATGCTGTTGATGACTTAGTATAGTAGGAAATACACTGAGATATAGCCAGACCATGACAAAGGTCAGTCAGCCATTCTTACACTACTTTTCCTTACTTTATTAGTATGTGCCGGCTTAAATATTGATTAATATTTGCATAGTGTACAGCAGGTAAACAGCATATGTAAACATTATTAGTTGTCATAATGTCCTCTAAataacctattaaaaaaaaaaaggtctgtaaGTATACTTGAAATGTAGAATACTTGAAATAAATAGAATCTAGTAGTAAATATGTTTTGCAAAGGCATTTGCATAGTTAACAGCAATTTGGATACTGGAGAAATATAGTGTCTTAGCATTTGTAATAAAATCGTGCATTTGTTTTGTCCAGTGCATATAGTTTATACAGTGCTACAACATAACGATATGCTGAACATTCtgaaatgacaaatatttttttatcatctgaGTAAAGAGAATAATAAAGTTTAAGAAATCCACAGccttttgaagtatttttaacatGACCTGCTCAGTTATTACGTAGTTCTGTTGAGAAATACCATTTTACTTAGGCTGTATATTTTTGTGAAGCTTCTTTCTCTGAAACTTGATTTCCTTATAggaatctatttttaaattgaatagTTAACATAACCACAAACATGGATGATCCTTTCaaagaagcaaaaccaccaaaaaataTCCAAAGAGAATTTGTGACTTCATCTCTAGCAACACTTTCTAATTCAGAAGCCAACAGTCAATTACCCAAGTGATCACTGTAAATGTACATTACACACACTTCTGATTCTTCTAAGCTAACTGTGTCAATATTAACCTGACCAAATTAAGAACAAACTGTCTCTTTTGTTCTTCACACTCCTCACATGGAGAGCACAATATGGCTTTTGTCAGAGGTGCTCCATCATTTTGGCTCAAGGAAACTGTCAGTACAGTTTGGGATTCGTTATTCATGGGCAGATACCCTGATGGGTCTAATGAAGCCTTTCTGCTGACAACTCATTTGCTAAAAATACCCAACCATCACAAAATATAAATGAGGAATATCACTGTATCCCATTACAATTTTCACAACCAAAGCAATTATCACAATACAGAAGTCGATACATACTGCTTCACACGGTAGTCTCTTAATATTTCATGGTCAGTACTTCTTCATTCCAGTTTATTTCTATGTGATCACTGACAAAACTTTATGACATACTTAAATTGCAATATAATAGGGTA
Encoded proteins:
- the PRUNE2 gene encoding protein prune homolog 2 isoform X1, with amino-acid sequence MEEFLQRAQSKLNRSKRLEKVHVVLANKSCDLDSLISSLAYAYFLDKVSPPDVLCLPVLNVPRRDFSYFTETRFILEELNIPESFHIFRDEINLHQLNAEGKLSLTLVNSNMLTSEDKSLESAVVKVINPDEQCDGSLELQTSSSSLVVKEILQEAPELITQQLAYLLRGSILFKCMSLEADRITEQQEKVLSILEEKFPGLPPREEIISVLQETQCNQQGVSIEEIMLKDLKEISDGEIKVAISTVYLTLEDCVLHRSLVADLKAFIDKYGFDVLVILANCLSDEKQTKRQIAVYSENVELGNQICCELEECQNPCLELDPLECGCDQILIYHQENSLVTCDQIFLLVKEVMNRRQPEMVSNSRTSSTEAVAGSAPLSQGSSGIMELYGSDVEPQPISANFIENPQDLNGSMQAHVDVNVDLVSPDSGLATIRSSRSSKESSVFLSDDSPVAEGAASHHSLLPGFDSYSPIPEGAVAEEQKPQSRDNSDNFDLFNFDLAPVVTAPSESSSHSVDCSPADDYFLNSDSSEGHQLTVQKELDEANLLENDTANYSNDLFVTPNEEDNLTEFDENPGELCEKTSNLIDLVEGDSSPEILKSSDSRVPPTPMNSLVETSPLDNGQPLFFPQDVIKKINEIDGTNYSQSRVRYGSWWDGFDIESRNADTWSSSEQESVFQSPVLWKDCKESPLLREHIDRRASDSVFLQKQPKQMEYMRAGLWDNQFKQDNWNHENQEKNSEHSHLQTASLEETKQELESFTDPWNVSQPTSMISDAWCSGEGKGSQLAGNSYEVWTKFEAGDIARSSENVWNMPRLDREKKSVNIPEEWAISKTSLSDSSEITADNETENPPIQISPEVWDKDRYYSVEEYGKSENINSVFNNMQNNFKLQTEEKTVFGDPKHRPKQFENIETWNIYDKNNIRKEVTEVVVPWEDTFLYKHSDLHSSNIGEDLVISPPDTNYSTSDSYISPTYVEDERENEDKDFDEGSVIDKLINPNLAEPKVLEKANKEPLSPRNMPFSSTGNTDIWNTPLNNVTQLQERNSEITALSASAKPFLNSEQRPNQCFSTEIHTSENNFSVSENRRKTPIYKQTVNDLSPPQNELNSRQTAAENVETVSSVPVEDTDTSTSTSDTGNGLDLKICDLGSEIISKKAAQNTADIDEKLDSQDSAQQLNSWSLQTEQACEEVWDNTTVISQDGKGEYKSTDEISGQQMLSDVCNKPVQEDSESSRNADSEENRSTTEVPSSPEKMRNSVSLEALVTENESFSNQSNPVSQEERKDLLQNNVESSSSPSEEGRNYESFDDSRPQNYNNSETSHLLSEKAEKETTVIEDATSPEMESMSESSDKGSDNPENNSSEMRRSSGIWNDSGKSGCDLATSIPLMIEPQEELGEAKEGLHEVVPNHPGICKSELVSFKNSSELNRTQEKSFTDEFKSPSYGYVSVPDITDMSVVENSFSHEIVSGRNENSENLDPANNLCREPYVTFNDSFPQTAWNSQPCEDCQSPGTSPEASEALEMANTTSSLSKDIQIKSYLEEDNVWSDSINDYAHSSGTSPDLSDASVNVWGDLPVVSHHKISRDMWDIKNNKNLEGAYKRNEFGNKCEEGFETKAEQNKVPKSLDFWNAHVDDDTVSSLSSPDINEDSENSETGSKVIPEDSMYEKEQHKGSEIEEDYAQSNATSPDASEDNLDAKSKVGEEVQVGIFSENPETIKAGKVLQEALTTMERSETSEYLSHCETLQKTAQVCIFSETTGSGEDSYLYLMNEDTTPTSAGGDKEEYPSKAVDTWSTSLEADLKTDPKSTVGTCAFPDDGSEWWNSQPGEEKQVEDQYSVSNHSATNQLTNSKNDPWGSPSQDGELKEAHFTNASNDGNQPPSLHCDEKENERLVHLMNIPESQINQDTIQFKQFDPFILDKEEKGLKEQENELTPQSPFSDEERGMPNMSVQELTVLDLPKDNEGNASLIPQEQQQDTCERSEVHNSLPGAFAVDDTSFEITKKSSPSPGWSILVPQTALIPDILQDNTQESNQLFSVEPDLWTNAEQIVTLKSDGENPDILSHCDQDNSSEASSSPDVCQEYEVKHASISSSQIGVEPEDKNSQSIQTWSNMSKESDLDSKCQLVMQKVETQSESSSPQDHDQGKTDASYQLISSNTQEPHEFAVLEEYGPENEFVTDPIQSAGITNEVLEVTSLDLKDTFNESFTPASHQGTPTNTAQIVTSQMCLVPIDFTLPDRAEQNLKEISALPEVGKYSDIDRTAITGNELDRSEECVDDSEMGVEHNISNRSVTNVPASTCGGMNILAVIGSEAAEGESKDKEIFFPKSFLPGDNEDHESDSNNQLVDDIAKESEDAIENDVPVFKEMPSDQSPVVHTPSSYLTFDAEPSGSRECAKDELLLQHPFCDSVSLEKPLPLPIPSEGAESILMTKDSIIKDQVSGTSTECLQENHTSVPSLSKSEVTLGASETSTGKSEGETTDLNSPPGGDKRSPDEAGTDSLLCTENELRNSSESPELKSTEGKEDVRMQVHRDPTSLEMDYVLVTEEENIPSTKDTLERKESNFAFQEANVAEQTESHEGFSPGSLDTFQSISITTEREDRSVCGTERDSVHVEEKRFSVVPQKLDDERRSQESSGQHEGWIILGQNEVRDISPEEISAESEMPKSGSGHSGEEPAVVATQESILDTQTEFQAETPFQKSFEHEGCSPSDSLTTEDKNLGITGTHGLQVFDGDEVWEANSQQTPGNNVATEQEMKEEVVLLNSERELSQNSGLVQEDVGMDIPFAEDVLSPSSTEMRPEPPNSLDLDGSHPRRIKLTAPNINLSLDHSEGSVLSDDNLDTPDEIDINVDDLDTPDEADSFEYTGQEERTAAKDASQEESESIPEYTAEEEREDNRLWRTVVIGEQEQRIDMKVIEPYKKVISHGGYYGDGLNAIIVFAACFLPDSSRTDYNYVMENLFLYVISTLELMVAEDYMIVYLNGATPRRKMPGLGWMKKCYQMIDRRLRKNLKSFIIVHPSWFIRTILAVTRPFISSKFSSKIQYVNTLAELREMIPMEYVDIPDSIVKYDEEKCIKRRMRTSCLSNDPEMTSVEQDIDMTLK